In Tribolium castaneum strain GA2 chromosome 8, icTriCast1.1, whole genome shotgun sequence, the genomic window GCGACTTGTCTGAACCGAGTGGTTCAGAACCCGATGTCGATTAAATTGCAAGTGTTTCGGACGCATAACAGGGGCTGGGGGATCAGGTGTGTCAACGATGTGCCGCAAGGCACGTTTATATGCATTTATGCGGGGACTATTCATACCGAACAAATGGCCAATGAGGTGAGAGTAACTTCTTTATTTTCAATACTCGCAACTGACTACACACATCTTCgattttatctctttacttaACTTCTTGCCAGCTTCCATAGGTGTGGAAACTTTCTTTCTTGAAGTTTTCTTTGCCAAGCAAtggtaaaaaaactaaaaatttgtcTACTTTTTccaagaaattcaaaattttgagaaaaaaaaattgctaaaacccCTTCtgttttatagattttgatctgcTCCTTACTATGGAACAGACAGGGTGTCCCAGCGCTTAGGTAAACATtggaaaagtaataattttattttcctaagCCCTCTActtcacctaaaattattttcaaatatccAGGGTGTTTCTGAAATGAGCTAtaatataaacttttttttaatttcttttttaataaaaatttttttgttaaatggaacactatatattttttgcgttttttgatgtggcttttaaaactaatgattTTGACTTAAACTTgtggtttcaattttttctagCGAAAACacgcttattttaaaaatttattacacaaaaactaagacgTCTAGAAAAGTGGCACTTTCACCACTTTTAAGTAAAATGTTCAAACattaagaatttattttttcttagctCACTtcgctcaaaaaaataaaaaattaagaggtttgttaaaagttaaataactaaataacTTTTAAGTGGAACatcctttttttttgtatctaaaagacctttaaattgtctatctaaaaacactaacagttaagtgtcgaaaagttaaattttcggctaataataactttgatATTACCCTTAGGCCATTATTGGTCACTTTTTAcactgaaataattaaaattttaatatttatggcgaatttttaaatcccCGTACAAACTCCATCAAATGATTCGCGGTGGAGTTGCTATGGGTATGGTACGGTTTACTATGGTAACGACAATGCTCATGAATAATCTCCATTGTTGCTaataattatctttttaattattaactttaggcatttgaaagtatgtttttagatagacaGTTTAACGATCTTTgataagcaaaaacaaaaaatagggcGTTCCacttaactttttcaagttattcatcttttaacaaacttcttaaattatttacgTCCCTCATTGCAATGCGCCAATCAATTCAACTCTCATCTTTTTAAGTGGTGAAAGTCCGACTTTTCTAGAAGTCTTATCTTAGTTTCTGAGTTACACATTATTAAAAGagtttgttttgtaaaaaaaaattaaaatattttagaaactaAGTAAAATCAACCAATAAAAGTTTAGGTCAAAATCATTAGTTTGAAATGCTAcatctaaaaatgcaaaaaatgttgggtgttccatttaaaaaaacgtgaGTTTGTATTGTAATTCATTTCCGGAACAcctgtatatttgaaaaaaaattatgtgggGCAGGGGATTAGTATCTATGGCTTAGGAAGAAAAAGTTATtacttttctaacatttagaGGTGACTATGGACTTTACCAACTCGCTGGGATAGCCTGTAACCccatgaaatttttattatctttggaaagctctGATCATTGTTCTCGTAAATTgctcataaaaaataaaaaaaaataaaattaaaaaactattgagaatttggcaattttcttaaaaccAATCGATTTTCCGGATCATCTTACATaagataaaatcaaaatagtttcactttttcgaatatttttgctataattggaaaaataaaaaaataattgttaatacTTTCTCCGcagtattcaaaattttgaaaaaaaaaaatggctaAAACTATTCTGTCTGCCTATTTTGCTCGAAGTCTTATAGATTCGCCGTAATTGTTCCACTTTTCGTCGAGATTTGCGGTGCCTGGAACATTTATTATGCATTAAATAATTTGGAATCTCCAAATCTTACAGGTCTTCAATGTTCACGTTCTTTTGTCTTGCATTGCTATCTTAATGCATAGCCTATTGAATTTCAAAATCTTTTTGTCTTGAATCTTTGACACTTTTTCTTCGTagattactttttttttcttgaaggttATTTCCATCAAGAAAACAACCAGAAATTTCTTCATCTTCGTTAGCTGAAGTTATTTTCTTCACTGTTGAACTATTCAAACGTAACTTCACAATTTTACTTTCTTCATGCATTAATCTGTAAGCTTTTGAatcttaacaatttttctgaCACAAATTGTAACTCCACTCagcgtttaatttaatttttccccCAGGATGGGGTCACCTACGGCGACGAGTATTTCGCCGAGTTGGACTACATCGAAAACTGCGAAAAACACAAGGAAGACTACGAGAGCGATGTCAACGAACCGGACAGCCCCCGGAGCCGTTCGGCGACTCCGGAGGACGAAGAAGAGGAGCAGAGGCCGGACGGGAGGCGGCGCCGTTGGCAGAGACACCCCCAAGACAACGATTTCACCCCCAGTTACCCCCTCGTGAGTGGCGACTTCGAGAATTCAATGAGGTTGAGGCGCCGGAAGGAGGAGGAGCCGAAAGTCGAGGagaaattcttcaaaaaagaagagaaaatTCCACTCGAGAGTGTTACCACTGAGATCGAAACCGTCACGATTTCAGACGATGAGGACGGTAAGTGCGAGGCGGAGCCGAGTATGTGATTACGTTTTTCCCTCACTAGATCCAAAGGAAGTTTTGAGTTTTAATCCAAAGTCGGGGTCAGACCTGGACGATAACAAGCCGAGTCAAGTGTCAGTGCGCAGTTTCTTTGGGGAGGAGGAGCCCTACATCATGGATACGAAAAATGCGGGAAATATTGGCCGGTTTTTAAATGTAGGGTGGTAGTAGTAGGAGAAAAATGTGACTCACGTTCGTTCAATTTCAGCACTCGTGTTCGCCCAATGTCTTCGTCCAGAACGTGTTCGTGGATACTCACGATCTGAGGTTCCCGTGGGTCGCCTTCTTCTGTTCGCAGTTTATCAGGGCCGGCACTGAACTAACATGGAACTACAACTACGACATAGGGAGTGTTCCAGGACGGGTCTTGTACTGTCACTGCGGCTCGTTGGAGTGTAAAGGAAGATTATTGTAGGTTGTGTAACAACAAAGATTGCgtctgtttttaaataattttataataatacatCAATTTCTTTAAATCAATCTACACagcattgttttttttcttcacaTTCATACGCACGTTAAAAATGcagttaaaaaatcacaacagccaaataattgtcataaacaaaaaaactggtaAAATCCTGCACCAACCCTTAGTAATGTTTCGCTCCGTTGAGATTCACTGGCAGTGGTGACATTAAGTACcgcgaaaaactgaaatttcaCCAGTTTTCCGATAAAACAGtgatgtaaaaaaatagatttacaaaatagaaaaaacttaTTGCTCGACATGCAATCACCATCACATAAAATCTACTGTAAGTACTCGAAAATAGCGGAATGCCATTTGTACGGAAATATGCGTGTTTTTGCTCGCCACAAAAATACTGCTCTATTGCCAAAAATCAATCACCTAATACTACAATTCCCTCGAAAGGCTGCCTTTTTCGTTCAAACTCAATATAAATAAAGCGGGAAAATAAACAAGACACTCGCCTCATTCGCACCACACGCCACTCTCACTGGGAGGGAGTATAAAGGGGGAGGCCAAGCTGCTAGACCGAGAGTacgtttaatttgtttatttttgatgtttaATAGAAAAAGATTAACATTGCGTGCGCCGGGACAATGGCCGAGGAGACAGGGCAAGGAGAGAGGAGAGAAATCAGAGAACAGTCGCTCGTAGAGAGGCTCTCTCATTCACACATTTTGAGACAAACAGATACAATATAGAGTTACGGCTaagataattataataatacagtATGTACTGGGATCGAGACGGTTACCGCCTCCGGTTCGAATGTCTGGGCCTGGCCCGCACTACACAGCACTGGTTAGTTCGTAGTCGCTGGAGATCAGCTAAACAGTTACGACACGTCCTGGTCCTCTACGTCCTGCAGCTGCTCTTTGGGCTCCGCCTCGCCTGCAGACAGATTATTACCGAGCTGCTGACTGATTTTTGATACTAACCGTCTCCTTGCATATCACTGGTCCACAGCGTCAGGTTGTCGCGCAACAATTGCATGATCAGCGTGCTGTCTTTGTAGCTCTCTTCGGATAACGTGTCCAACTCGGCGATGGCGTCGTCGAAGGCCGCCTTCGCCAGACGACAGGCCCTATCGGGGCTATTTAATATCTCGTAGTAAAATACCGAGAAATTTAGCGCCAGACCGAGCCGAATCGGGTGCGTGGGCGGGAGTTCCGTCATTGCGATGTCGCTCGCTGACTTGTAAGCGACCAACGAATGCTCGGCGGCGTCTTTGCGATCGTTGCCTGTTGCGAACTCGGCCAAATATCGATGGTAATCACCCTGCAAAAAACAACTTGTGAAATATTTCACTCCAACCTACAGAATCAATCAATATGATAGATCGCCCCAACCTGTCACTGATTTATtgatcaaataattaattcgaaaTGCGGAGGAATGAAGTGTGCACCAAGCAAAGTTCGCCATTATCGCGCTAGATTTATGTTTAtaacttttcaataaaaactaATCAATTGAAGTAGCGTCACCCGCTGCTAATGATTCATtaataagtgaaaaaaaatcgatataacAAGTTATAAAACGACACAAATTGTCCCGATTATGCATGGAAGGTCGCTCGATTGAAGGAAATCGAATGGAAATTACTCCAACAACAAGCCCACCATTATATTGTCACATCGTCTATtggtacaaataaatttaccttcATTTTATAATAGAAGACTTTCGATTCGCCGGTTGACGCCGCCGGTATCAGATGTTTATCCAATACGTTCAAAATATCCGAACAGATGTCTCTCAATTCTTTCTCGACTTGTGACCTGTACTGTCTTATCATTTCCAATTTGTCGTCGGTGCCTTTGCTTTCTTCCTTCTGTTCAATTGACGATATTATACGCCAGGACGCTCGTCGGGCACCGATCACGTTCTTGTAAGCCACCGACAGAAGATTGCGCTCTTCGACGGTCAACTCCAAGTCCAGCTTGGCCACCTTCTTCATGGCGTCGACCatctctgaaaaaaaaattcaaacgttATAACTgaagagttacaacactcgtCTGCAGCTCGTCACTCAATCGTCACTCCTAgtaaatttacacttttactCAAACAAACTGTTAATATCAGTTCGTATTCACAAGTCtccagaaaaaaacaaaaataatttagtgtaaGAACAAGGCAATTTGGAATATTGTTATTCAGACTACTGGAAGATGttccaataaaaaacaaattattatagtATCTTATTATAAGACGTTcgttgtggcacgaatggttttggagcgcGACGAAGGAGTGAAAATGAGTgaaatatactattttttctactttctatttttgttgtttgtttttgtttaacttatcaaaatgttGTATGTGGTAGGGAAATGTTTGCAAAGtgtaaaggtaaaaaaatctttgaatgaaattattgataaataatcaatttattgataaatattgataaataacgaataatgatatgtggcaacgttgtctaacaatCGTGATCGCAATGGAATTTggtcaacaataaaaatatagtaatttttgtattaagtgcgcgaaatgagtgtttttttaatggcgcctgagaatgttattttagtcgagaccgccaggtcgagacctaaaagacattcgaaggcgccattaaaacatgaatttcgccacgaaatacaaacaacgttttttctacagcctccagatgaagaaaaaagtaacagaaattagttggaacaaaatggtctgataaatcgagttgcttgcatggttacgatgataaataaaagtgatagttgcgaaaaatttgtcacaataggtatttttgttgaagaagtgtgatggattttagcagcgaaaacgaaatagatgcaattgcaagcgcggcagtgtcgaatcttttgcctgctaaatcaagaccgcagtacgaaaaaacgtatcttcagtttcggcagtggtgttctatgaaaaagattgatcaagtaacggaaaatgttttgttggcgtatttggaagaaaagtctaccaccttaaagccaccaacactctgggccctttatgcgatgttgaaaGCCACCTTAAACGTTAAAGAGAATATCGATACACGTAAGTTTCCGAAGTTAGTGCCCTACCTGAAAAGCAAAAGCGTAGGTTACAGAAGCAAGAAGTcgcaaattttagacaaagaagacattagcaagtttattaatgaagcagatgacaagatatatttactgatgaaggtaaacttatcatattagtgtaatacaaatcaaaacaactcgttttatttatagactgTGCTAATTTTGGGTATATCGGGAGCCCTTCGACGTGaagaattagttaaaatgaagctaactgacatagaagataaacagtctgtcttaattgtgaaggtgcctgatacaaaaacccactgcgaacgaatatttactgtttcaaatttagaaaatatagaaattgtcagaaaatatAGAGCTTTGCGGCCTCCACGGGCGACTAGTgaccgtttatttttaaagtataccaacggaaaatgtgtgaatcaaaatgttggaattaacaaaatcggagagataccaagtttgattgcaaagtggcttaacaaagacgaacctaaaaaatatactggtCACTGCTTCAGAAGAAGCTCTGCCACTCTTTTGGCGAATGCTGGAGGTgatctaatttcaattaaacgtcATGGGGGCTGGAGAAGCAGCACAGTGGCAGAAAGTTACATCGAGGactctttgaataataaaattgaaattgccaataaaattcaaccttcttcctccacagaagaaaacaaaatcactcAACCTTCTACATCGGCTTCTTTTAATGGCGAAAATAACTTTCATTTACAAGCGTCTTCACTCAGGCCTCTGGGGATAAACGGGGGCACGTTTTCGTcatgcacatttaattttcatatgtcaaagtaaatatctattattattgttttgtaatattgttctgtataattataaaacctttaaaactacctctcattatcgatccgtctcttcatttcggttgctgttgatgtcttttcgtgttactaaaattgtaacagaaataagttggaacaaaatgatctgaaaaatcgagttgcctgcacagttaaaaaatattattttttcactgtgaaaccgtgaaaaaataatattttttcacagtgaaaaaacgtcaaacttcgcgcataggtaaccatgcataaatgtcacgattttttgacggctgtagaaaaaattattttcgaaaccgtttttaaggaaataatTTCCAGTGTTGGAACATTTACAAATtccgattttttgatgaatttgatttttttaaattttaaacagctaagttcgagaataaattaaaaataattattcaacattgtgttagtgtgaaacataaaaacattaaaaaataataaaaactaaaaaagttaacaaaacaagtttctagctccagattttttaagcGGTACGCTATGtcaataaaactaaataagCATCTGTTTGTAAATACTGTAAATGCTTTACACCTGCTGCAAACTTTAAAGCTCtttgcctttattttattattattattatattatttatacttaaaATCTATTCCAATTTTCTTGAGTGATAAACTGACAGTACTGTACAGGATGTTGCATTTTGGATGGGCGAATAGGCTCcaaaactaagaggtttagagaaaaacgcgtgacacattctcgggtcctttttttgagagaatcattttggtcaaaaccgcatttcgctatcgtcttttgttttcgacttataaacaaaagttgacattttagtgaaatcttaaaaaaaaaacatcttccttattataaaagatacacatttaaaacaaagacattatacaggcactttttgccaaagaatttaataatgttatcagcaattttttttaatcattcgtttagctgtaataacataaagttgtattttttttaaatgagaatcatagttgactatgacatttttgaaaagcttatttttttctgatttgatatgtctatttgtcTTATTGttttctgaactcaaaacaacataaatatagtgagatatttttatatatttttgataaaaaaaatttaaattttttaaagtagttggccatggaaaaattatttcacataaaaggtgtgaataatctagaaagtTTGTGAacggtttttaaagtaaaaaatgtgaaattatcaaaataagctatgttaaagttattttcaattgaataaatatacgagcgtcgcagattttaattacataaaaaatgtacagaAAATAGCAAACGATATGTCACTACCATTTGATgtcacttttttatgatttagtaaagtgcaatggaggtgacattGATAatgttgtatatttttttactgcaggtggaatttgattttggagtttgaattgtcatttttttgtaaaataaaattttattgatgcGCAATcataagatttttcttcttccgtcattgcatgtttaaaatttgaaaatatgtaGAAATACAacgtaagcttgccattttatataaaaacaaataatttttattaattgcaaaaatttgatctaataaaaatttattatgctgtttttgaattaattagggtttaaaaaatcatcaaattataattactgttaggtaatacaattttcatagttttaattacaaatccaaaattttttcatggccaactataaagaaaaagcgaaatgttttgttttttcttaattatttaaatttaacgtatgacacaaatagacattaaatcagaaaaaaataagcttttcgaaaatgtcattgccaactatgattcctatttaaaaaaaatataactttatgttattacagttaaacgaatggttgaaaaaaatcgctgataacattattagattctctgaaaaaaagtgcctgtataatgtatttttttcaaatgtgtatcttttataataaggaagatatgatttttttaagatttcgctaaaatgtcaacttctgttgagatttaaaattattttctcaaaaaacgaaGGCTGGTTTCCAGTGAGCAAAGGCGTTTATTAATCGgtgtttcaattttcaatagaATTTTTCGCTTTCGTAACACATTTGTTCATTAAAATGCGTTTTGTACTTTCTCATCATTTACATCACGTTATTTGATTACTCATCGAGCATAACACAAACTTGAAATTTAAACAGGACATTCAACTCAGTCTTCCCTTATTGATAAGAGAATCGATCagttgataaaaatgaattatcgTTTCTCGGTGAATTACCGGGAATTAAATTACATCTATAAAACTGTCCAAACTAATCCAACCTGTTATAAAACAATGTACAatcaaatgcaataaaattgtcCAAACATGGCAACTTGTCACATTTTTTCGATATCTATCAACTTCGACAAAAATGGTGAGGTGGATGAATCACCAGCCAAACGCAATGTTGGTACATTTCCGgcttaattaatatttcacaAATGTTGAATGTAAAAGCCGGTGACATTTTTGACgcattttttgttaactgttgacaaagtaaaaaaactaatttcgtCGTTGCAATAATTTAAGTTCAAGGACTTGACGACATACGAAACTGTCAACAGTTTGTGTTTGTTTGTGATAACACCATCGACTTTGTTTACTttctattttgtaaaattaaaaattgaataactttagttgcatttaaattttaaaacaagtagGCCATTGTATCGACAATTTCACTCCTTCTGACTGTACttattagtgatttttaaatgCCAACTGTGTAAcgtaaaacgtaaaaaattcaccgtttgtattaaaaattgacGCGATGAAAAATTTAGGCAAGAACTCTCCCGTTTTTACGTCTCGCCGTTTCGTGAGCGAacaaataattcaataaaatgtttaccCCCCAAACCCCCTAAATTTCGCAGTCAAGTTACCCGCCCCCGACGTGCATCTTTTGTTGGTAATTTCGGTAAATCCTCATTCTTCTCTGCGATTATCGATTGGCATTCGCCGCCGCCGTCGCGCTGCCACCCCCGACCCCTGTGCAGGCCGCCCTCAAAAATCAATCCCGTTTTAAAAATGCAGCGTAAAATTCCGCCGCAAATGGGACAAGGTCGGGGGCAGAATCCGCCACCCCCATCACGTGACGCACGTGCAAAACCGGAAGTTACGCAATAGGCAGTGGGCCGGTGTCGCGAAAATTCTGACATTTGGCTTTTTTCCGGCGGGGGCTGCGGGGCCGGGCGCCGATCGATGAGTCACCCGCGCGGAATGCACACGGGGGCGCAGCCCCGCCGCCGCCCGGGCGCGGGGCACCCCCGCGGCGGAAAATGGAGGAGCGTCCCGAGATGATGGCCGTTTGGGCCGGGAGGAGGCCGAATCGGGGGGAAATATACGCACCATCGTAACGTTCGGCCTGTTCTGCCAATTTCGCCTTGTAGACGTTATCCTCCCGTTCAGACATTTTGCGATGATTATCGATAGAAATTTCACAACACTAAAAAACACAGACACTCAACGTACTGCCAATATGGCCGCGCCCGCCACACTAAACCCGAACGCGATCGGACGCACATCGGCTGCCTCCGGCCCACGTCACAATGGCGccaaattgaataaataattatttaatccTGCTTATCTTTCACACACTGCATGccacaataattaaattatgcgTCCTAATGGACAGCATTCGATTGACAATAAGGGACTGTTTTTAGAAGCGTCGTTTCCAGATCAGGGGAATTGGACCAATCAGATGCTCAGATTTACGAACTAATgccagtttaaattttaatcactGATTAGAAGACGCTTTACGGCTACTTTGGTGTTAACTGAGTGTGTTTATACAGAAGTAgagcaaaaataacaatttaggccacttaaaaatacagataaaaaatttatgcaCAAATAGGGGATTTCCGAAACTAaaaggtttagagaaaaacaagACACATTTTCCGGTCcgctttttgagaaaataattttggtcaaaaccgcatctcgctatagttttttgttttcgacttataaacaaaagttgataTTTTGgccaaatgttaaaaaatttatatcttccttattataaaatatagacatttgaaacaaagacgtTATATGGCTTTTTTttatagagaatttaattatggtatcagtgaatttttttaataaatcgtttagctgtaataacataaagttgtatttctttaaatagaaatcatagttggctatgacattttcgaaaagcttatttttttttaaactgaaaataatataaatacagtttgatatttttatatatttttgataaaaaatatatttaaaatatttgaaagcagttggccatggaaaaattatttcacataaaaggtgtgaataatctagaaattttgtgaacggttattaaagtaaaaaaatgtgaaattatgaaaataatcTATGTTTAAGTTATTTccaattgaacaaataataCGATCGTTGCAGAATTTAAtacataaaaaagcaaaaaaattgaaaacaatgtgtcactaccatttGATGACTTAGTGAAGTGCAatgtagtatttttttaccgcagatgagatttaattttggtgtttggattgagatttttttgtaaaataaaataataataaataaataaaatttattatattatatattgacaggcaatcatacaattaataagattttttttccgaCATTACtgtaaagaaaaagcgaaatcttgttattttttaatatgtaaaaataatgtgttacacaaatagacatatcaaatcagaaaaaataaacttcaaaaatatcacagcctcCTATGattccaatttaaaaaataaaactgttattacagctaaacgaatgttaaaaaaatcgctgataacattattaaattctctgtaaaaaaattaatctgtGCTCTGAGCTtagttcttcaaaatttattagaatGCGctaaaattggcaaaaacaaaaaaataagtcttgccataaaaaaattataaaaagttCTCCATAGTAGTTCTGTTACCTCATAAGGTCATAAGTTTACAAGGTTAAAGGGTGGGTTTATGGAAGCATCAATAACTCATTAATCCGCGATTAAATGCCTGATCACCTGACCAAATTGGGCCAATCAGACGCTCTCATTCACACCTTGCGAGCTTTGACACtcgaaataaaacacttggatgc contains:
- the LOC135266862 gene encoding uncharacterized protein LOC135266862 isoform X1, which gives rise to MDFSSENEIDAIASAAVSNLLPAKSRPQYEKTYLQFRQWCSMKKIDQVTENVLLAYLEEKSTTLKPPTLWALYAMLKATLNVKENIDTRKFPKLVPYLKSKSVGYRSKKSQILDKEDISKFINEADDKIYLLMKTVLILGISGALRREELVKMKLTDIEDKQSVLIVKVPDTKTHCERIFTVSNLENIEIVRKYRALRPPRATSDRLFLKYTNGKCVNQNVGINKIGEIPSLIAKWLNKDEPKKYTGHCFRRSSATLLANAGGDLISIKRHGGWRSSTVAESYIEDSLNNKIEIANKIQPSSSTEENKITQPSTSASFNGENNFHLQASSLRPLGINGGTFSSCTFNFHMSK
- the LOC135266862 gene encoding uncharacterized protein LOC135266862 isoform X2 — encoded protein: MDFSSENEIDAIASAAVSNLLPAKSRPQYEKTYLQFRQWCSMKKIDQVTENVLLAYLEEKSTTLKPPTLWALYAMLKATLNVKENIDTRYRSKKSQILDKEDISKFINEADDKIYLLMKTVLILGISGALRREELVKMKLTDIEDKQSVLIVKVPDTKTHCERIFTVSNLENIEIVRKYRALRPPRATSDRLFLKYTNGKCVNQNVGINKIGEIPSLIAKWLNKDEPKKYTGHCFRRSSATLLANAGGDLISIKRHGGWRSSTVAESYIEDSLNNKIEIANKIQPSSSTEENKITQPSTSASFNGENNFHLQASSLRPLGINGGTFSSCTFNFHMSK
- the 14-3-3epsilon gene encoding 14-3-3 protein epsilon; translation: MSEREDNVYKAKLAEQAERYDEMVDAMKKVAKLDLELTVEERNLLSVAYKNVIGARRASWRIISSIEQKEESKGTDDKLEMIRQYRSQVEKELRDICSDILNVLDKHLIPAASTGESKVFYYKMKGDYHRYLAEFATGNDRKDAAEHSLVAYKSASDIAMTELPPTHPIRLGLALNFSVFYYEILNSPDRACRLAKAAFDDAIAELDTLSEESYKDSTLIMQLLRDNLTLWTSDMQGDGEAEPKEQLQDVEDQDVS